The Pagrus major chromosome 17, Pma_NU_1.0 genome includes a region encoding these proteins:
- the LOC141012157 gene encoding protein tyrosine phosphatase type IVA 3 has translation MNRPAPVELCHKNMRFLITHNPTDSTLSSFIEDLKHYGATTVVRVCDITYDKTPLEKDGINVVDWPFDDGAPPPSKLVDDWLSLLKKKFQEDPGCCVAVHCVAGLGRAPVLVALALIESGMKYEDAIQLIRQKRRGAINSKQLTYLEKYRSKQRLRFKDSHTQKNKCCTM, from the exons ATGAACCGACCCGCTCCAGTGGAACTGTGCCACAAGAACATGAGATTCCTTATCACACACAACCCAACGGACAGCACACTCAGCTCCTTCATAGAG GACCTGAAGCACTACGGTGCCACCACAGTTGTGCGAGTCTGTGACATCACCTATGATAAAACACCACTGGAGAAAGATGGCATTAATGTGGTG GATTGGCCATTTGATGATGGAGCCCCGCCTCCTAGTAAACTGGTTGATGATTGGTTGAGTCTGCTGAAGAAGAAATTTCAAGAGGATCCAGGATGCTGCGTGGCTGTCCATTGTGTGGCTGGACTGGGGAG GGCTCCTGTGCTGGTTGCTCTGGCTCTGATTGAGAGCGGGATGAAGTATGAAGATGCTATCCAACTCATCAGACA gaagCGCCGTGGAGCCATCAATAGCAAACAGCTGACCTACCTGGAGAAATATCGATCCAAGCAGAGACTCCGCTTCAaagactctcacacacagaagaaCAAGTGTTGCACCAtgtga